A region from the Azospirillum thermophilum genome encodes:
- a CDS encoding DUF3891 family protein: MLLRQDGDGVIAISQPSHAWLAGQLARGWGNAAFERPAPHEEVCLGAELHDIGWLSWESAPVLNPDSGLPQDFREVPVATHVDLWRSGVRRALQYGRYPALIVSLHADTIYGSYFQPGTASEEERGLVRALLDEQHAFQRECVAALSANPRHAGRLGTEALERNRLLVAAVDLMSLHICWGVRQEIRVPLVPTMGEGRTALILRSPGQDPAALTVSPWPFAADRLELVAEGRRLPGRFTDETAMRRALGEAETAVLTVTLSPG, translated from the coding sequence ATGCTGTTGCGTCAGGACGGCGACGGGGTGATCGCGATTTCCCAGCCGAGCCACGCCTGGCTGGCGGGGCAGCTCGCCCGCGGCTGGGGAAACGCCGCGTTCGAGCGGCCGGCACCCCACGAGGAGGTCTGCCTGGGTGCCGAACTGCACGACATCGGCTGGCTGTCCTGGGAATCCGCGCCGGTCCTGAACCCGGACAGCGGCCTGCCGCAGGATTTCCGCGAGGTTCCGGTCGCCACCCATGTCGACCTCTGGCGGTCCGGCGTGCGGCGGGCGCTGCAGTATGGCCGTTACCCGGCGCTGATCGTCTCCCTGCATGCCGACACCATCTATGGCAGCTACTTCCAGCCCGGGACGGCGTCGGAGGAGGAGCGGGGCCTGGTCCGGGCGTTGCTCGACGAGCAGCACGCCTTCCAGCGGGAGTGCGTGGCGGCCCTGTCGGCCAACCCGCGCCATGCCGGGCGGCTGGGGACGGAGGCGCTGGAGCGCAACCGGCTGCTGGTGGCGGCCGTCGACCTGATGTCGCTGCACATCTGCTGGGGCGTCCGGCAGGAGATCCGCGTGCCGCTGGTGCCGACGATGGGCGAGGGGCGGACCGCGCTGATCCTGCGGTCGCCGGGACAGGATCCCGCGGCCCTGACGGTGTCGCCCTGGCCCTTCGCCGCCGACCGGCTGGAACTGGTGGCGGAGGGGCGCCGGCTGCCCGGCCGCTTCACCGACGAGACGGCGATGCGGCGGGCCCTGGGCGAGGCGGAAACCGCCGTGCTGACCGTCACCCTGTCGCCCGGTTGA
- a CDS encoding BON domain-containing protein produces the protein MADNHDRRDDRQRMERTDRRREDWSADYGRFGSDFGGHGRASHRGGGGTDFGTSQTYRGFGGYGRYGRGQNERFWDREADEASAWFGDEDAERPHRMDNIHAGEGRHRGRGPRGYTRPDERIREDVNDRLTEDPYVDASDIEVTVSGGEVTLSGTVDSRNARRRAEDIAEGVPGVRHVQNDIRASRPGADRASGTRTTGAGASAMAGLGSGGRDAETGSDTGGAGRVSTSRS, from the coding sequence ATGGCAGACAACCACGACCGGCGGGACGATCGGCAGCGGATGGAGCGCACCGACCGCCGCCGCGAGGACTGGTCGGCGGATTACGGCCGCTTCGGCTCGGATTTCGGCGGTCACGGCCGGGCCTCGCACCGCGGCGGCGGCGGCACGGACTTCGGCACCAGCCAGACCTACCGCGGCTTCGGCGGCTACGGCCGCTACGGGCGCGGCCAGAACGAGCGCTTCTGGGACCGCGAGGCCGACGAGGCGTCGGCCTGGTTCGGCGACGAGGATGCCGAGCGGCCGCACCGCATGGACAACATCCATGCCGGGGAGGGCCGCCACCGTGGCCGCGGCCCGCGCGGCTACACCCGCCCCGACGAGCGGATCCGCGAGGACGTCAACGACCGCCTGACCGAGGACCCCTATGTCGACGCCTCCGACATCGAGGTGACGGTGAGCGGCGGCGAAGTCACCCTGTCCGGCACCGTCGACAGCCGCAACGCCCGCCGCCGGGCGGAGGACATCGCGGAGGGCGTCCCGGGCGTCCGCCATGTCCAGAACGACATCCGCGCCAGCCGGCCGGGCGCCGACCGCGCCTCGGGAACCCGGACGACGGGAGCGGGCGCGTCGGCCATGGCCGGCCTCGGCTCCGGCGGCCGCGACGCGGAGACGGGCTCCGACACCGGCGGCGCCGGCCGCGTTTCCACCTCGCGCTCCTGA
- a CDS encoding ferritin-like domain-containing protein, which translates to MQINTFKDMYLAELSELFDAERRMAEALGRMAGRAGHDSLKQALLRHRDETEAQRDRVRAILDRHGYEPDIHQDQAMASLIDEAEKMMVLLQQGPLLDAALIASAQKIEHYEIAAYGTAAAYAEALGLTDDQAELHVILDEEKATDQRLSMVAKSVVNQEAVNRAA; encoded by the coding sequence ATGCAGATCAATACGTTCAAGGACATGTATCTCGCCGAGCTGTCGGAGCTGTTCGATGCCGAACGCCGCATGGCCGAGGCGCTGGGACGGATGGCCGGCCGGGCCGGCCATGACTCGCTGAAGCAGGCCCTGCTGCGCCACCGCGACGAGACGGAGGCGCAGCGCGACCGGGTGCGCGCCATCCTCGACCGCCACGGCTACGAGCCGGACATCCATCAGGACCAGGCGATGGCGAGCCTGATCGACGAGGCGGAAAAGATGATGGTGCTGCTGCAGCAGGGGCCGCTGCTCGATGCGGCGCTGATCGCCTCGGCCCAGAAGATCGAGCATTACGAGATCGCCGCCTACGGCACCGCCGCCGCCTATGCCGAGGCGCTGGGCCTGACCGACGATCAGGCCGAACTGCACGTCATCCTGGACGAGGAGAAGGCCACCGACCAGCGCCTGTCGATGGTCGCCAAGTCCGTCGTGAACCAGGAGGCGGTCAACCGCGCCGCCTGA
- a CDS encoding cation:proton antiporter has product MLSPFDLVAILLTFAALFAFANQRWLHLPQTIALFLLGLVTALALTALDAVTVRFDAGEWLRDIAHQVNLPKVLLEGVLGYLLYAAAVNEDLAAILKRKWTILALATLGVVLSTTVVGVGMWYVFDRIGAGVPLIWCLVLGAAIAPTDPVAVASILERLPVPGALRTVISGESLLNDGVGVVAFTLLLQLAVGGTGRIGGEEVLVAFLREAVGGGLLGLVCGLLAFEAKRRVDESTVELMISLALVTGTFSLARLLEVSGPIAVVVAGLLIGYTTDRHVSSERSRRDLRIFWTMVDAVLNALLFLIVGLEVTVLTAWDRPHLLAALLAIPVALAARLFSLTPAFAMNLGARRKGAALAVLTWAGLRGGIAVALILSLPDTPYREHILAACYAIVAFSIVVQGLSLEPVAKRVFPVREE; this is encoded by the coding sequence ATGCTCTCGCCCTTCGACCTCGTCGCCATCCTGCTGACCTTCGCCGCGCTGTTCGCCTTCGCGAACCAGCGCTGGCTCCACCTTCCGCAGACCATCGCCCTGTTCCTGCTGGGGCTCGTCACCGCGCTCGCCCTGACCGCGCTCGACGCCGTCACGGTGCGCTTCGATGCGGGGGAGTGGCTGCGCGACATCGCGCACCAGGTGAACCTGCCGAAGGTCCTGCTGGAGGGGGTGCTGGGCTATCTGCTCTACGCCGCCGCGGTGAACGAGGATCTGGCGGCGATCCTGAAACGCAAATGGACGATCCTGGCGCTGGCCACGCTCGGCGTCGTGCTGTCCACCACCGTCGTCGGGGTCGGCATGTGGTACGTCTTCGACCGGATCGGCGCCGGGGTGCCGCTGATCTGGTGTCTCGTGCTGGGTGCGGCCATCGCGCCCACCGACCCGGTGGCCGTCGCCAGCATTCTGGAGCGGTTGCCCGTGCCCGGTGCGCTGCGCACGGTGATCTCGGGCGAGAGCCTGCTGAACGACGGCGTGGGCGTGGTCGCCTTTACGCTGCTGCTGCAGCTTGCCGTCGGCGGTACCGGCCGCATCGGCGGCGAGGAGGTCCTGGTCGCCTTCCTGCGCGAGGCGGTGGGCGGTGGGCTGCTCGGCCTCGTCTGCGGCCTGCTGGCCTTCGAGGCGAAGCGCCGGGTGGACGAGAGCACGGTGGAGCTGATGATCTCGCTGGCGCTGGTCACCGGCACCTTCTCGCTTGCCCGGCTGCTGGAGGTTTCCGGCCCCATCGCGGTGGTCGTCGCCGGCCTGCTGATCGGCTACACCACCGACCGCCATGTCAGCAGCGAGCGCAGCCGGCGCGATCTGCGGATCTTCTGGACCATGGTGGATGCGGTGCTGAACGCCCTGCTGTTCCTGATCGTCGGGCTGGAGGTGACGGTGCTGACCGCGTGGGACCGGCCGCACCTGCTGGCCGCCCTGCTGGCGATCCCGGTGGCGCTGGCCGCCCGGCTGTTCAGCCTGACGCCGGCCTTCGCCATGAACCTGGGAGCGCGGCGCAAGGGGGCGGCGCTGGCGGTGCTGACCTGGGCGGGCCTGCGCGGCGGCATCGCGGTGGCGCTGATCCTCTCGCTGCCCGACACGCCCTACCGCGAGCATATCCTGGCCGCCTGCTACGCCATCGTCGCCTTCAGCATCGTGGTGCAGGGCCTGTCGCTGGAGCCGGTGGCGAAGCGGGTCTTCCCGGTCCGCGAGGAGTAG
- a CDS encoding LysR family transcriptional regulator yields the protein MSRTHLPLNALRAFEVSARHLSFTKAGQELFVTQAAVSHHVKSLEDRLGAKLFRRLPGGLALTDEGLLLLPVLRDAFARIGEVMERFEAGQVSEVLTVGAVGTFAVGWLLPRLDRFRDRHPFIDLRLLTNNNKVDLAGEGLDFAIRFGDGAWHGTQADELFAAPLAPLCTPRLAAGLREPADLRHLTLLRSYRSDEWPGWFAAAGVEAPPIQGPIFDSSQIMVQAALQHAGVALAPPLMFGQELLEERLVQPFATTLRTGSYWLTRLKSKPLSDAMQAFRGWLLAECAG from the coding sequence ATGTCCCGCACCCACCTGCCGCTGAACGCGCTGCGTGCCTTCGAGGTGTCGGCCCGCCATCTCAGCTTCACCAAGGCGGGGCAGGAGCTGTTCGTTACCCAGGCGGCGGTCAGCCACCATGTGAAGAGCCTGGAGGACCGGCTGGGCGCCAAGCTGTTCCGCCGCCTGCCCGGCGGGCTCGCCCTGACCGACGAGGGGCTGCTCCTCCTGCCGGTGCTGCGCGACGCCTTCGCCCGCATCGGCGAGGTGATGGAGCGGTTCGAGGCCGGGCAGGTCAGCGAGGTGCTGACCGTCGGCGCGGTCGGCACCTTCGCGGTGGGCTGGCTGCTGCCCCGGCTCGACCGCTTCCGCGACCGCCACCCCTTCATCGACCTGCGCCTGCTGACCAACAACAACAAGGTCGATCTGGCGGGGGAGGGGCTGGACTTCGCCATCCGGTTCGGCGACGGCGCCTGGCACGGCACCCAGGCCGACGAGCTGTTCGCGGCGCCGCTCGCCCCGCTGTGCACGCCTCGCCTGGCGGCCGGCCTGCGCGAGCCGGCCGACCTGCGGCACCTGACGCTGCTGCGATCCTACCGCAGCGACGAATGGCCGGGCTGGTTCGCCGCCGCGGGCGTGGAGGCGCCGCCGATCCAGGGGCCGATCTTCGATTCCTCGCAGATCATGGTGCAGGCGGCGCTGCAGCATGCCGGGGTGGCGCTGGCCCCGCCGCTGATGTTCGGGCAGGAGCTTCTGGAGGAACGGCTGGTGCAGCCCTTCGCCACCACGCTGCGCACCGGCAGCTATTGGCTGACCCGGCTGAAGTCGAAGCCGCTGAGCGACGCGATGCAGGCCTTCCGCGGCTGGCTGCTGGCGGAGTGCGCGGGCTGA
- a CDS encoding N-formylglutamate amidohydrolase, whose product MDAHIDAPTEPDDTFEILAPSRQTRPLVLASPHSGTRYPAAFLASSKLDPRALRKSEDCFVDEIFAGSPALGVPLIRALFPRAFLDVNREAYELDPDMFADSLPAYVNSRSPRVAAGLGTIARVVANGEEIYRGKLRFAEARERVNRYYFPYHDALRRLVDATRTAFGHAVLVDCHSMPSPAEGERNRNRPDIVLGDCFGNACAPAVVDGAERFLRGLGYSVNRNSPYAGGYTTRHYGRPRQGVHTLQIEIARNLYMNEATLERLPYLDVLARHMAELVATLGELPPTALAPR is encoded by the coding sequence ATGGATGCGCACATCGACGCCCCGACCGAGCCGGACGACACCTTCGAGATCCTGGCCCCCAGCCGCCAGACGCGGCCCCTGGTGCTGGCGTCGCCCCACAGCGGCACCCGGTATCCCGCCGCCTTCCTGGCGTCGTCCAAGCTCGATCCGCGGGCGCTGCGCAAGTCGGAGGACTGCTTCGTCGACGAGATCTTCGCCGGCAGCCCGGCGCTCGGCGTCCCGCTGATCCGCGCGCTGTTCCCCCGCGCCTTCCTCGACGTGAACCGCGAGGCCTACGAACTCGACCCCGACATGTTCGCCGACAGCCTGCCGGCCTACGTCAACAGCCGCTCGCCGCGGGTCGCCGCGGGGCTCGGCACCATCGCGCGCGTCGTCGCCAACGGGGAGGAGATCTATCGCGGCAAGCTGCGCTTCGCCGAGGCGCGCGAGCGGGTGAACCGCTATTACTTCCCCTACCACGATGCCCTGCGCCGGCTGGTCGACGCCACCCGCACCGCCTTCGGCCACGCGGTGCTGGTCGACTGCCACTCCATGCCCTCCCCCGCGGAGGGAGAGCGCAACCGCAACCGGCCGGACATCGTCCTGGGCGATTGCTTCGGCAATGCCTGCGCGCCCGCGGTCGTCGACGGCGCCGAACGCTTCCTGCGCGGCCTGGGCTACAGCGTCAACCGCAACAGCCCCTACGCCGGCGGCTACACCACCCGCCATTACGGCCGCCCCCGGCAGGGCGTCCATACCCTGCAGATCGAGATCGCCCGCAACCTGTACATGAACGAGGCGACGCTGGAGCGTCTGCCCTATCTCGACGTGCTGGCCCGCCACATGGCGGAGCTGGTCGCAACCCTCGGCGAGCTTCCGCCGACCGCGCTGGCGCCGCGCTGA
- the otsA gene encoding alpha,alpha-trehalose-phosphate synthase (UDP-forming), which yields MSRLVVVSNRVAPIDEGKQTAGGLAVAVLAALKKTGGIWFGWSGNVVEGESQDQPTLTEAGRLTYATLDLGRRDHDEYYNGFANQTLWPLFHFRLGLIAVSRRTRQGYERVNAWFADRLHPLLRPDDMIWVHDYHLIPFGEELRRKGCTQRMGFFLHTPFPPPELITALPNHADLIRELCAYDLVGFHTVTDLRGFLDYIRQETDGQVEQRGDEETATVRAFGRTLLAKVFPISIDTAQLESIARTSARSRQTERLRESLVGRRLIIGVDRLDYSKGLPQRFEAFEQLLLSYPEHCNRVTFLQVAPPSREDVPEYIAIRRELSELAGRINGRFAEFDWMPIRYLNRSFGQRTLAGFYRAANVGFVTPLRDGMNLVAKEYVACQDPDNPGVLVLSQFAGAARELEEALIVNPFDVEGVADALQRALTMPLPERKERHGALMRRLRNHDIGWWRESYVDALTRAPYD from the coding sequence GTGAGCAGATTGGTCGTGGTGTCCAACCGTGTCGCGCCGATCGACGAGGGGAAGCAGACGGCGGGCGGACTCGCCGTCGCCGTGCTGGCCGCGCTGAAGAAGACCGGCGGAATCTGGTTCGGATGGAGCGGCAACGTCGTCGAGGGCGAATCACAGGACCAGCCGACCCTGACGGAGGCCGGGCGCCTTACCTATGCGACCCTGGATCTCGGGCGGCGCGATCATGACGAATACTACAACGGCTTCGCCAACCAGACGCTGTGGCCATTGTTCCATTTCCGGCTGGGTCTGATCGCGGTCAGCCGGCGCACCCGCCAGGGCTACGAGCGGGTGAACGCCTGGTTCGCCGACCGGCTCCACCCGCTGCTGCGCCCGGACGACATGATCTGGGTGCACGACTACCACCTGATCCCCTTCGGCGAGGAGCTGCGGCGCAAGGGCTGCACCCAGCGGATGGGCTTCTTCCTCCACACCCCCTTTCCCCCGCCGGAGCTGATCACCGCCCTGCCCAACCACGCCGACCTGATCCGCGAGCTGTGCGCCTACGACCTCGTCGGCTTCCACACGGTGACCGACCTGCGGGGCTTCCTCGACTACATCCGGCAGGAGACGGACGGCCAGGTGGAGCAGCGCGGCGACGAGGAGACCGCCACCGTCCGCGCCTTCGGCCGCACGCTGCTGGCCAAGGTCTTCCCCATCAGCATCGACACCGCCCAGCTCGAAAGCATCGCCCGCACCTCCGCCCGCTCGCGCCAGACCGAGCGGCTGCGCGAGAGCCTCGTCGGCCGGCGGCTGATCATCGGCGTCGACCGGCTGGACTATTCCAAGGGGCTGCCGCAGCGCTTCGAGGCGTTCGAACAGCTTCTCCTGTCCTATCCCGAACACTGCAACCGCGTCACCTTCCTGCAGGTCGCCCCGCCCAGCCGCGAGGACGTGCCGGAGTACATCGCCATCCGGCGCGAGCTGTCGGAGCTGGCCGGCCGCATCAACGGCCGCTTCGCAGAATTCGACTGGATGCCGATCCGCTACCTGAACCGCAGCTTCGGCCAGCGCACGCTCGCCGGCTTCTACCGGGCGGCCAATGTCGGCTTCGTCACCCCGCTGCGCGACGGCATGAACCTGGTCGCCAAGGAGTATGTCGCCTGTCAGGACCCCGACAATCCCGGCGTCCTGGTGCTGTCGCAGTTCGCCGGCGCGGCGCGCGAGCTGGAGGAGGCGCTGATCGTCAACCCCTTCGACGTCGAGGGCGTGGCCGACGCGCTGCAGCGCGCCCTGACCATGCCGCTGCCGGAGCGCAAGGAGCGACATGGCGCCCTGATGCGCCGGTTGCGCAATCATGATATCGGTTGGTGGCGGGAAAGCTACGTCGATGCCCTGACCCGCGCGCCCTACGACTGA
- a CDS encoding uracil-DNA glycosylase, whose protein sequence is MTDLPFADYQQPTKPAAGPRLAIVGEAPGAEEARLGRPFVGRSGKLLDENLAAAGVERAECLVANVFRHQPPGNKVGHFFSSRTRARKEGREIDERWGAFGTSDYVLAEFSGEIDHLREALAAFAPRVVVALGRTPTWALTGRNGIMQLRGSLLPCRLLDGVEVVPTFHPSYILRGQLAEQPTFLADLKLAVSRLAG, encoded by the coding sequence ATGACCGACCTGCCTTTCGCCGACTACCAGCAGCCGACCAAGCCCGCGGCCGGGCCGCGCCTCGCCATCGTCGGCGAGGCGCCGGGGGCGGAGGAGGCGCGGCTCGGCCGGCCCTTCGTCGGGCGCAGCGGCAAGCTGCTGGACGAGAACCTGGCGGCGGCGGGCGTGGAGCGGGCGGAATGCCTGGTGGCGAACGTCTTCCGCCACCAGCCGCCGGGCAACAAGGTCGGTCATTTCTTCTCGTCGCGCACCCGGGCCCGCAAGGAGGGCCGCGAGATCGACGAGCGCTGGGGCGCCTTCGGCACCTCCGACTATGTGCTGGCGGAATTCTCCGGCGAGATCGACCATCTGCGCGAGGCGCTGGCCGCCTTCGCCCCGCGGGTCGTCGTGGCGCTCGGCCGCACCCCCACCTGGGCGCTGACCGGGCGGAACGGCATCATGCAGCTCCGCGGCTCGCTGCTGCCCTGCCGGCTGCTCGACGGGGTGGAGGTGGTGCCGACCTTCCACCCCAGCTACATCCTGCGCGGCCAGCTCGCCGAGCAGCCGACCTTCCTCGCCGACCTGAAGCTGGCGGTGTCGCGGCTGGCCGGCTAA
- a CDS encoding 4a-hydroxytetrahydrobiopterin dehydratase, whose translation MTAQQDLASKQCEPCRGGVPPMDRAMAREYLVQVPGWSILDNPDRLEREFRFADFRQAQDFAMRVGDLCEAEGHHAEIRYGWGHCAVAFWTHKINGLHENDFVMAAKVGGLADAPYTAPAESMGDVSPTARG comes from the coding sequence ATGACCGCTCAACAGGATCTGGCGAGCAAGCAGTGCGAGCCCTGCCGTGGCGGCGTGCCGCCGATGGACCGGGCGATGGCGCGGGAATATCTGGTGCAGGTGCCGGGCTGGAGCATCCTCGACAACCCGGACCGGCTGGAGCGCGAGTTCCGCTTCGCCGACTTCCGCCAGGCCCAGGACTTCGCCATGCGCGTCGGCGACCTGTGCGAGGCTGAGGGCCACCACGCCGAGATCCGCTATGGCTGGGGCCATTGCGCCGTCGCCTTCTGGACGCACAAGATCAACGGCCTGCACGAGAACGACTTCGTGATGGCCGCCAAGGTCGGCGGCCTCGCCGATGCCCCCTACACCGCCCCCGCCGAATCGATGGGCGACGTCTCGCCGACCGCCAGGGGGTAG
- a CDS encoding FMN-dependent NADH-azoreductase, which yields MKILHIDSSPLGGASVTRQLTAQIVETLRKAEPSAEVVYRDLAAAPPDHLTGELMQVVKFRNLEGLSERQKQELALTDALTDEFLAADTVVIGAPMYNFSIPTQLKAWIDRIAQAGKTFRYTEKGPEGLAGNKRVIIASGRGGVYSAGPAAGMDHQEAYLRTVLGFFGVTDVTFVRAEGVAMGPEARGKAMDKAAEEIADLLVAA from the coding sequence ATGAAGATCCTGCACATCGATTCCAGCCCGCTCGGCGGTGCCTCGGTCACCCGCCAGCTCACCGCGCAGATCGTCGAGACCCTGCGCAAGGCCGAGCCGTCGGCCGAGGTGGTCTACCGCGACCTCGCCGCCGCCCCGCCGGACCATCTGACCGGCGAGCTGATGCAGGTCGTCAAGTTCCGCAATCTGGAAGGGCTGAGCGAGCGCCAGAAGCAGGAGCTGGCCCTGACCGACGCGCTGACGGACGAGTTCCTGGCGGCCGACACGGTGGTCATCGGCGCGCCGATGTACAACTTCTCGATCCCGACCCAGCTCAAGGCCTGGATCGACCGCATCGCCCAGGCGGGCAAGACCTTCCGCTATACCGAGAAGGGTCCCGAGGGTCTGGCCGGCAACAAGCGCGTGATCATCGCGTCCGGCCGCGGCGGCGTCTATTCCGCCGGCCCGGCGGCCGGGATGGACCATCAGGAGGCCTATCTGCGCACCGTGCTCGGCTTCTTCGGCGTCACCGACGTGACCTTCGTCCGTGCCGAGGGCGTGGCCATGGGGCCGGAAGCCCGCGGCAAGGCGATGGACAAGGCCGCGGAGGAGATCGCCGACCTGCTGGTCGCGGCGTAA
- a CDS encoding class II glutamine amidotransferase, producing MCELLGMSANVPTDICFSFRGLMKRGGQTGPHRDGWGIAFYEGKGCRSFHDPAPSCESEIARLVSQYSIKSCIVISHIRRANRGRVSLENTHPFTRELWGRMWTFAHNGQLKGIKDRVLTFYEPVGTTDSEHAFCWLLDQIRMQYPAPPKSEAGLRRLIRDLAADLGGLGVFNMLLSDGRHLWAHCATNLAWLTRKAPFGAATLLDEDMSVDFSRETTPNDIVTVVATRPLTRDEAWTVMKPGEMIVFRDGMPVR from the coding sequence ATGTGCGAACTCCTGGGCATGAGCGCCAACGTGCCCACGGACATCTGCTTCAGCTTCCGCGGCCTGATGAAGCGCGGCGGCCAGACCGGGCCGCATCGCGACGGCTGGGGCATCGCCTTCTACGAGGGCAAGGGCTGCCGCAGCTTCCACGACCCGGCGCCGAGCTGCGAGTCGGAGATCGCCCGGCTGGTCAGCCAGTACTCCATCAAGTCCTGCATCGTGATCTCGCACATCCGGCGGGCCAACCGCGGCCGGGTTTCGCTGGAGAACACCCACCCCTTCACGCGCGAGCTGTGGGGGCGGATGTGGACCTTCGCCCACAACGGCCAGCTCAAGGGCATCAAGGACCGCGTGCTGACCTTCTACGAGCCGGTCGGCACCACGGACAGCGAGCACGCCTTCTGCTGGCTGCTCGACCAGATCCGCATGCAGTACCCGGCGCCGCCGAAGAGCGAGGCGGGGCTGCGCCGGCTGATCCGCGACCTGGCGGCGGATCTCGGCGGGCTCGGCGTGTTCAACATGCTGCTCAGCGACGGGCGGCACCTGTGGGCGCACTGCGCCACCAACCTCGCCTGGCTGACCCGCAAGGCCCCCTTCGGCGCCGCCACCCTGCTCGACGAGGACATGAGCGTCGACTTTTCCAGGGAGACGACGCCGAACGACATCGTCACCGTCGTCGCCACGCGCCCTCTGACCCGCGACGAGGCGTGGACCGTCATGAAGCCCGGCGAGATGATCGTCTTCCGCGACGGGATGCCGGTCCGCTGA
- a CDS encoding ArsC/Spx/MgsR family protein yields the protein MAEVIFYEKPGCAGNARQRRLLEEAGHRLVVRDLLAEPWTAETLRPFFGSRPVADWFNRAAPAVKAGAVDPDALGPEEALALMVRDPLLIRRPLMQAGDERSCGFVAEEVDGWIGLAALPDGHSEARLEGCARPDMPPCPGPEKA from the coding sequence ATGGCCGAGGTGATCTTCTACGAGAAGCCGGGCTGCGCCGGCAACGCGCGCCAGCGCCGGCTGCTGGAGGAGGCGGGGCACCGGCTGGTCGTCCGCGACCTGCTGGCGGAGCCCTGGACGGCGGAGACCCTGCGGCCCTTCTTCGGCAGCCGGCCGGTCGCCGACTGGTTCAACCGCGCCGCCCCGGCGGTGAAGGCGGGGGCGGTCGATCCCGATGCGCTGGGGCCGGAGGAGGCGCTCGCCCTGATGGTGCGCGACCCGCTGCTGATCCGCCGCCCGCTGATGCAGGCGGGGGACGAGCGGTCCTGCGGCTTCGTCGCCGAGGAGGTGGACGGCTGGATCGGGCTGGCCGCCCTGCCGGACGGGCACTCCGAGGCGAGGCTGGAGGGCTGCGCGCGGCCGGACATGCCGCCCTGCCCGGGTCCGGAGAAGGCGTAA
- the draG gene encoding ADP-ribosyl-[dinitrogen reductase] hydrolase: MTDPTIRSRALGAYLGLACGDALGATVEFLTKGEIAHQYGVHKHIKGGGWLRLQPGQVTDDTEMSLHLGRAILGHEEWDVRHAADEFAVWLKSVPVDVGDTTRRGIRRYILQGTVDEPESEFHGGNGAAMRNLPVALATLGDDGTFRRWSIEQSHITHCNALSDAAVLSLGMMVRRLILGGGVLAVREEVNDLIARHRQFKFQPYRGLSTAFIVDTMQTVMHYYFQTDSVESCVVETVNQGGDADTTGAIAGMLAGATYGVEDIPVRWLRKLDRKVHDEICRQTDALLARAPLFREAPPVP, from the coding sequence ATGACCGATCCAACGATCCGCTCGCGCGCACTCGGCGCCTATCTCGGCCTCGCCTGCGGCGACGCGCTCGGCGCCACCGTCGAGTTCCTGACCAAGGGCGAGATCGCCCACCAGTACGGCGTTCACAAGCACATCAAGGGCGGCGGCTGGCTGCGGCTGCAGCCGGGCCAGGTGACCGACGACACCGAGATGTCGCTGCATCTCGGCCGCGCCATCCTCGGCCACGAGGAGTGGGACGTCCGCCACGCCGCCGACGAGTTCGCGGTCTGGCTGAAATCGGTGCCGGTCGACGTCGGCGACACCACGCGCCGCGGCATCCGGCGCTACATCCTGCAGGGCACGGTGGACGAGCCGGAGTCGGAGTTCCACGGCGGCAACGGCGCGGCGATGCGCAACCTGCCGGTGGCGCTCGCCACGCTGGGCGACGACGGGACCTTCCGCCGCTGGTCGATCGAGCAGTCGCACATCACCCACTGCAACGCCCTGTCCGACGCGGCGGTGCTGTCGCTCGGCATGATGGTGCGGCGGCTGATCCTGGGCGGCGGGGTGCTGGCCGTGCGGGAGGAGGTCAACGACCTGATCGCCCGCCACCGCCAGTTCAAGTTCCAGCCCTACCGCGGCCTGTCGACCGCCTTCATCGTCGATACCATGCAGACGGTGATGCACTACTACTTCCAGACGGACTCCGTGGAGTCCTGCGTGGTGGAGACGGTCAACCAGGGCGGCGACGCCGACACCACCGGCGCCATCGCCGGCATGCTGGCCGGCGCCACCTACGGCGTCGAGGACATCCCCGTGCGCTGGCTGCGCAAGCTGGACCGCAAGGTCCATGACGAGATCTGCCGGCAGACCGACGCGCTGCTGGCCCGCGCCCCCCTGTTCCGCGAAGCCCCCCCTGTTCCGTAA